A window from Bosea sp. ANAM02 encodes these proteins:
- a CDS encoding leucyl aminopeptidase encodes MSQRLKLEIKALDAVEGQDMVILVSDGLVVPGAAQEWVGAGAQALLTRAAAAERFKGKALAGLTLPSPEGAAYERLIAVGIGPEDERAKLDFVKLGGAIAGRLGAGRSAEIVLALPEGAIEPKQAADIALGLRLRAYAFDRYKTKSKDKDKDEAEPLTVTLRTTDPSALKKAVKITDAIAAGVIQARDLVNEPPNVLFPEEFADRAAKLEKLGVEIEILDEKALKKIGMRALLGVGQGSRRESRVAIMRWNGARKDEQPVAFVGKGVTFDTGGISLKPGAGMEDMKGDMAGAACVVGLMQALAGRKARVNAVGVIGLVENMPDGNAQRPGDIVTSLSGQTIEIINTDAEGRLVLADVLWYTQERFQPRFMINLATLTGAILVALAQENAGLFSNNDELSERLTAAGIATGETVWRMPLGKGYDKMIDSKFADMKNSAGRYGGSITAAQFLQRHVNDTPWAHLDIAGTGMAAANSEINRSWGPGWGVRLLDRLVADHYEG; translated from the coding sequence ATGTCGCAGCGCCTGAAGCTGGAGATCAAAGCCCTGGATGCCGTCGAGGGGCAGGACATGGTGATCCTCGTCTCGGACGGTCTCGTCGTGCCCGGCGCGGCGCAGGAATGGGTCGGCGCGGGTGCGCAGGCGCTGCTGACGCGGGCCGCCGCGGCCGAGCGCTTCAAGGGCAAGGCGCTGGCCGGCCTGACGCTGCCGTCGCCGGAAGGAGCCGCCTATGAGCGGTTGATCGCCGTCGGAATCGGGCCCGAGGACGAGCGCGCCAAGCTCGATTTCGTCAAGCTGGGCGGCGCCATCGCCGGCCGGCTCGGCGCCGGGCGCAGCGCCGAGATCGTCCTGGCGCTGCCCGAGGGGGCGATCGAACCGAAGCAGGCCGCCGATATCGCGCTTGGCCTCAGGCTGCGCGCCTATGCCTTCGATCGCTACAAGACCAAGAGCAAGGACAAGGACAAGGACGAGGCCGAGCCGCTGACCGTCACGCTGCGCACGACCGATCCGTCCGCGCTCAAGAAGGCCGTGAAGATCACCGACGCTATCGCCGCCGGAGTCATCCAGGCGCGCGACCTCGTCAACGAACCGCCGAACGTGCTCTTTCCCGAGGAATTCGCCGACCGCGCCGCCAAGCTCGAGAAGCTCGGCGTCGAGATCGAAATCCTCGACGAGAAGGCGCTGAAGAAGATCGGCATGCGGGCGCTGCTCGGCGTCGGCCAGGGTTCGCGCCGCGAAAGCCGCGTCGCCATCATGCGCTGGAACGGCGCGAGGAAGGACGAGCAGCCGGTCGCTTTCGTCGGCAAGGGCGTGACCTTCGACACCGGCGGCATCTCGCTGAAGCCCGGTGCCGGCATGGAGGACATGAAGGGCGACATGGCGGGCGCGGCCTGCGTGGTCGGCCTGATGCAGGCGCTCGCCGGCCGCAAGGCCAGGGTCAATGCCGTCGGCGTGATCGGCCTCGTCGAGAACATGCCCGACGGCAATGCCCAGCGCCCCGGCGACATCGTCACCTCGCTCTCGGGCCAGACCATCGAGATCATCAATACCGACGCCGAGGGCAGGCTCGTCCTGGCCGACGTGCTCTGGTACACGCAGGAGCGCTTCCAGCCGCGCTTCATGATCAACCTGGCGACGCTGACCGGCGCGATCCTCGTCGCGCTGGCGCAGGAGAATGCCGGCCTGTTCAGCAACAATGACGAGCTGTCCGAGCGCCTGACGGCGGCCGGAATCGCCACCGGCGAGACGGTCTGGCGCATGCCGCTCGGCAAGGGCTACGACAAGATGATCGATTCGAAATTCGCCGACATGAAGAACTCGGCCGGCCGCTACGGCGGCTCGATCACCGCGGCGCAGTTCCTGCAGCGCCATGTCAACGACACGCCCTGGGCGCATCTCGACATCGCCGGAACCGGAATGGCCGCCGCGAATTCGGAGATCAACCGCTCCTGGGGGCCGGGCTGGGGCGTGCGCCTGCTCGACCGGCTCGTCGCGGATCATTACGAAGGCTGA
- a CDS encoding DNA polymerase III subunit chi → MAEILFFHLQSRPLEQVLPTILDRALSRGQKVVVEVGGQERLSVLDDHLWTYADESFLPHVTALEADAPGNPVVLTTQAHNPNAAQVRICADGVRIPDAMQDYERVVLIFDGDDPEALAAAREDWKKARASGHAASYWQQDEAGRWEKKA, encoded by the coding sequence ATGGCCGAGATCCTGTTCTTCCATCTGCAGTCTCGCCCGCTGGAGCAGGTCCTGCCGACGATCCTCGACCGCGCCCTGTCGCGCGGCCAGAAGGTCGTCGTCGAGGTCGGCGGCCAGGAGCGCCTGAGCGTGCTCGACGATCACCTCTGGACCTATGCCGACGAGAGCTTCCTGCCGCATGTGACGGCGCTGGAGGCCGATGCGCCGGGTAATCCGGTCGTGCTGACGACGCAGGCGCATAATCCGAACGCCGCGCAGGTCCGGATCTGCGCCGACGGGGTCCGCATTCCCGACGCAATGCAGGATTACGAGCGCGTCGTCCTGATATTCGATGGCGACGATCCCGAGGCGCTTGCCGCCGCCCGCGAGGATTGGAAGAAGGCCAGGGCCTCGGGCCATGCAGCCAGCTACTGGCAGCAGGACGAGGCCGGCCGTTGGGAGAAGAAAGCGTGA